The genomic stretch TAGTGGCGGGTAGAAAAGCGCGTGCAGTTGCCAATGGTCGATGTCGGTGCCTTCTTCAAAGAACGGCGCATAGTGCCAACCCATCGAGTATGGGAATGAACACTGGAACAAGTTGTCGTAGCGGCTGGTTAGCTTCTTGATCGCAAGTGCCAAGTCATCACGTTGTTCGTCAGTCAGTTCACTCATGCGGCGAATGTGCATTTTAGGTAGCAACATGGTTTCAAACGGCCACGCTGCCCAATAAGGAACGACAGCAATCCAGTGCTCGGTTTCAACCACAGTGCGTGAGCCATCTTTCATTTCAGCTTCAACGTAATCCACTAATAGGTTTGAACCCTGTTGCTCGAAGTATTCTTTTAGAAGCTTTTCTTTACGTTCAATCTCGTTTGGTAGAAAGCTATTCGCCCAGATTTGACCGTGTGGGTGAGGCTGAGAACAGCCCATGGTCTCGCCCTTGTTTTCAAACGCTTGAACCCATAGGTAATCTTTACCTAACTCTTCAATCTGCTCGTTCCAGGTATCGATCACGCCGCGGATTTTATTAACCGGCAACTCTGGCAGCGTCTTGCTGTGGTCTGGAGAGAAACAGATAACGCGGCTCAACCCACGAACACCTTGAGTCTTAAATAGAGGGTTGTCAGACTCTGGAGCGTCAGGCGAATCAGGCATCAACGCCGCGAAATCATTACTGAACACATAAGTACCGTCGTAATCTGGGTTTTCGTCACCCGAGATACGTGTGTTGGTCGGGCACAAGAAACACTCTTTCTCGTACTCAGGAAGTTGTTCAGTCGATGGCTTCTCGTCTTGACCGCTCCACGGGCGTTTAGCACGGTGCGGTGATACTAAGATCCACTGACCCGTTAATGGGTTATAACGACGATGCGGGTGGTCTACTGGGTTAAACTCAACTTTTGACATACTTACATTGCTCTTAATTTTTGTGTCTTGGTCAATTCACCAAGACGAATAATTCTTCTACAAGGAGATTCCCTATCACGCTCGTTCCTCGCTGTAGGGAATGACGTGTAATCTCGTTGTGCTATTTGTGCAAAGGCGACCGCTTCATTGCCTTATGCTCATCCGTCATTCCAGAATCGAGGTACGAGATATCTGGAATCTCTCTTTTCTTATCTCTGCATTCCCAGTGAAATTGGAGTTACAGCCAACAACGCTGAGACTTCAATTACACAGGCTAGTAGCCGTTGGGATTGTTCGACTGCCAATTCCACGTATCCGCCGTCATTTCCATCACGCTGCGTGTC from Vibrio pomeroyi encodes the following:
- a CDS encoding UDP-glucose--hexose-1-phosphate uridylyltransferase, which codes for MSKVEFNPVDHPHRRYNPLTGQWILVSPHRAKRPWSGQDEKPSTEQLPEYEKECFLCPTNTRISGDENPDYDGTYVFSNDFAALMPDSPDAPESDNPLFKTQGVRGLSRVICFSPDHSKTLPELPVNKIRGVIDTWNEQIEELGKDYLWVQAFENKGETMGCSQPHPHGQIWANSFLPNEIERKEKLLKEYFEQQGSNLLVDYVEAEMKDGSRTVVETEHWIAVVPYWAAWPFETMLLPKMHIRRMSELTDEQRDDLALAIKKLTSRYDNLFQCSFPYSMGWHYAPFFEEGTDIDHWQLHALFYPPLLRSASVRKFMVGYEMLAESQRDLTAEQAAQRLRDLSDVHYKEQ